The proteins below are encoded in one region of Desulfurispira natronophila:
- a CDS encoding ABC1 kinase family protein, translated as MFFLPRPRKIRRYKDIVSFLIKHASRDFIQGTGLEKDVAASVTSRQTIKGDPVQFVRDLEALGPTFVKLGQIFSTRADLLPQPYIEALSRLQDEVEPFSWDEVESILVNELRRPVSEAFIQFNSQPLAAGSLGQVHRARLHCGTEVAVKVQRPHIRSVILEDLDIISEIAGSVDRHTDIGRKYLFEEMVDEFRKTLLRELDYTLELQNLSTMASILRRYPDVMTPAAFREFSTSHVLTMEFVSGVPIQDHSLVSSGKFPQAHQLAQQLFRSYLDQVLVDGFFHADPHPGNILITEEGKLCLIDLGMVSRITPRSQENLLKLLLAISDGDGHEVAKISMKIATRLPDFDEHNFVRQVSDLVLIYKDATIEQMQTGHVVMELARIANNNSIRPASELTNLGKALLHLDEISRTLDPSFNPAQSLKKHSESVLRRHFFKNFSSGRAFSAMLEGRELMEKFPRRINEFSEALSRNELEFRVRVFDEMRALSSLQGMSNRITMGIVLAALILGAAILTTVPSEHTVFGYPIIAMVVFLIAAAWGFALVISIFLQDRKTRKKGPS; from the coding sequence ATGTTTTTTTTGCCACGACCACGAAAAATAAGACGCTATAAAGATATTGTCAGCTTTCTTATAAAGCATGCCAGCCGAGACTTTATTCAGGGAACTGGGCTTGAAAAAGATGTGGCAGCCAGTGTTACCAGCCGCCAGACAATTAAAGGGGATCCTGTTCAGTTTGTAAGGGATCTTGAGGCTTTGGGCCCAACCTTTGTAAAGCTTGGCCAAATATTTTCTACCCGGGCAGACCTTTTACCTCAACCATACATAGAAGCACTTTCCCGGCTCCAGGATGAAGTTGAGCCTTTTAGTTGGGACGAAGTGGAGTCTATTCTGGTTAATGAACTGCGAAGACCAGTGAGCGAAGCGTTTATCCAGTTTAATTCTCAGCCACTGGCAGCTGGGTCACTGGGGCAGGTGCACCGGGCTCGACTGCACTGTGGTACAGAAGTGGCTGTGAAAGTACAGCGCCCTCATATACGCTCGGTCATTCTTGAGGATCTTGATATTATATCGGAAATCGCCGGGTCTGTGGATCGGCATACGGATATTGGTCGCAAGTATCTTTTTGAAGAGATGGTAGATGAATTTCGCAAAACACTGCTGCGTGAGCTCGATTACACGCTGGAGTTGCAAAACCTGAGCACAATGGCGAGTATACTGCGACGCTATCCGGATGTCATGACGCCCGCAGCTTTCAGGGAATTCAGCACCTCTCACGTTCTCACTATGGAGTTTGTATCGGGTGTTCCCATACAGGACCATTCGCTGGTGAGCAGTGGCAAATTCCCGCAGGCTCATCAGTTGGCGCAACAGCTCTTTCGGTCCTATCTTGACCAAGTGCTGGTGGATGGCTTTTTTCATGCAGATCCCCATCCTGGTAATATTCTCATTACCGAAGAGGGGAAGCTCTGCCTTATTGACCTTGGAATGGTATCTCGCATTACCCCCCGCTCCCAGGAGAACTTGCTCAAGCTATTGCTGGCGATTAGCGATGGGGATGGCCACGAAGTAGCCAAGATATCAATGAAAATTGCTACTCGATTACCGGATTTTGATGAGCACAACTTTGTTCGCCAAGTTTCGGATCTGGTGCTTATTTACAAAGATGCAACTATCGAGCAAATGCAAACCGGCCATGTTGTGATGGAGCTGGCCCGAATCGCCAATAACAACAGCATTCGGCCTGCCTCAGAGCTCACCAATCTCGGCAAGGCACTGCTGCATCTTGATGAGATCAGTCGGACCCTGGATCCTTCCTTTAACCCTGCTCAAAGCTTAAAAAAACATAGCGAGTCCGTACTGCGTCGCCATTTTTTCAAAAACTTTTCCAGTGGCCGCGCATTTTCCGCCATGCTGGAAGGACGGGAGTTAATGGAGAAATTCCCACGGAGAATAAACGAATTTTCCGAAGCCCTTTCACGCAATGAGCTGGAATTTCGCGTGCGGGTCTTTGATGAAATGCGGGCCCTGAGCAGCCTACAGGGTATGAGTAACCGAATAACCATGGGGATAGTGCTGGCAGCCCTGATTCTGGGGGCCGCTATATTGACGACCGTACCCAGTGAGCATACCGTATTTGGCTATCCCATTATCGCCATGGTGGTTTTCCTTATTGCGGCTGCGTGGGGATTTGCCCTGGTGATATCAATTTTCTTGCAGGACAGAAAGACACGCAAGAAAGGCCCATCCTGA
- the hslV gene encoding ATP-dependent protease subunit HslV yields MRNPMFKGTTILCVHRNGKVALGGDGQVTLGQTVMKATACKVRTLGEGSVISGFAGSTADAFTLFEKFEGKLKKHGNMLTRSAVEMAKEWRSDRVLRRLEAMLIVADREKSFIISGTGDVVEPEDGILAIGSGGTYAMAAARALTGNTELTATQIAQRSLEIAADICVYSNRNITMLEL; encoded by the coding sequence ATGAGGAACCCAATGTTCAAAGGAACCACCATTCTTTGTGTCCACCGCAACGGAAAAGTTGCCCTCGGTGGCGACGGCCAGGTTACCCTGGGCCAGACAGTGATGAAAGCTACTGCTTGCAAGGTACGGACCCTTGGCGAAGGAAGTGTTATTAGCGGCTTTGCTGGATCTACTGCCGACGCATTTACTCTCTTTGAAAAGTTTGAAGGAAAACTGAAAAAGCATGGAAATATGCTGACTCGCTCTGCCGTTGAAATGGCAAAGGAGTGGCGGAGTGATCGAGTTTTAAGACGCCTCGAGGCCATGCTTATCGTAGCTGACCGTGAAAAATCGTTTATCATCAGTGGCACCGGCGATGTTGTTGAGCCTGAGGATGGCATTCTCGCCATCGGATCCGGTGGCACATATGCCATGGCAGCAGCCAGAGCACTGACAGGGAACACTGAACTTACAGCGACACAGATAGCGCAGCGTTCACTTGAAATCGCCGCTGATATTTGTGTGTATTCCAACCGAAACATCACTATGCTCGAGCTATAA
- a CDS encoding histidine kinase dimerization/phospho-acceptor domain-containing protein → MQHIIKHIPRTLKVLILIAVCLNAVIIGVNVHSSYRTMESYRESLLELGRALVHSFESGNRVLMMFSPAHASQIEALLQELSRQEAVENVVVYGGDGSPFLALRPMDIENFIVGFEGEMVVETDDLYYIYRKLRMPDWRMMGMWNRFVQENLLGHEFYMLLTIDKSPVKAMRQKHYFDILIILMVQVVLLVIYFFLVKLINLHVLRERQLKRVEQEAEIGRFASVLAHEIKNPLSSMAGLISFAVKKQSQEQLQDILTRSLEETHRLNSLVNDFLAYGKDTPLHRSSLDVGELWERSYELMSKEFEQKQLRWVVSGESFMVSADREKLLQVFVNFLLNAQQASPAGKTIELRLDQQHRRLQLINQVEEPLETAPDELFRPFFSTKAKGTGLGLAICRKILESHGFSCHISSLQPFILDLSFEEES, encoded by the coding sequence ATGCAACATATAATTAAACATATTCCCCGGACATTAAAAGTTCTCATTCTCATTGCTGTTTGTTTAAATGCCGTTATTATTGGCGTTAATGTTCACTCTAGCTACCGCACCATGGAAAGTTACAGAGAAAGTTTGCTAGAGCTTGGCCGAGCCCTGGTTCACTCCTTTGAGAGTGGAAACCGGGTACTCATGATGTTTTCCCCAGCCCATGCTTCTCAAATTGAAGCCCTCTTGCAAGAACTATCTCGCCAGGAAGCCGTTGAGAATGTAGTTGTATATGGAGGAGATGGCTCCCCTTTTCTTGCCCTGCGCCCAATGGATATAGAAAACTTTATTGTAGGCTTTGAAGGTGAGATGGTAGTTGAAACCGATGACCTTTACTATATCTACCGTAAGCTTCGTATGCCTGACTGGCGCATGATGGGTATGTGGAATCGGTTTGTACAGGAAAATCTTTTAGGCCATGAATTCTATATGTTACTCACTATTGACAAATCACCGGTAAAAGCAATGCGTCAAAAGCATTACTTCGACATCCTGATCATATTAATGGTACAGGTAGTTTTATTGGTTATCTATTTTTTCCTGGTTAAGCTCATAAATTTGCATGTCCTGCGAGAGCGGCAATTAAAGCGAGTTGAGCAAGAAGCAGAAATTGGTCGATTTGCCAGTGTGCTCGCCCATGAAATAAAAAATCCACTAAGCTCCATGGCTGGGCTCATATCATTTGCAGTAAAAAAACAATCTCAGGAGCAACTGCAAGACATTCTTACTCGATCCCTGGAAGAGACCCATAGGCTAAATTCCTTGGTAAATGACTTTCTTGCCTATGGAAAAGATACGCCTCTACATCGAAGCAGTTTAGACGTTGGTGAATTGTGGGAACGATCTTACGAGCTTATGTCTAAGGAGTTTGAGCAAAAACAGCTTCGCTGGGTCGTAAGTGGAGAGAGTTTTATGGTATCAGCAGACCGGGAAAAGTTATTGCAGGTTTTTGTCAACTTCCTGCTTAATGCTCAGCAAGCGTCTCCAGCTGGCAAAACCATTGAACTGAGACTTGACCAGCAGCATCGCCGCTTACAGCTGATAAATCAAGTTGAGGAGCCACTGGAAACAGCACCCGACGAACTTTTTCGACCCTTTTTTAGCACCAAGGCCAAAGGGACGGGTTTGGGGCTGGCAATCTGTCGTAAAATTCTTGAGTCCCACGGTTTCAGCTGCCATATTAGCAGTCTGCAACCATTTATCCTGGATCTTAGTTTCGAGGAGGAGTCGTGA
- a CDS encoding sigma 54-interacting transcriptional regulator encodes MSVPTKTLIVDDEANHRFMIRTHLEDEPCYEVYEAENGQEALDVLAQQSIDIILLDMKMAVMDGLTFLAQARKQGYMTPVVIITAYSTVRNAVEAMKLGAVDVLSKPIDMDELLALLGRILSNTDQAEPSAECSTKYSFPGVYSEDGLGKVLDLLEMVAPTDASVLILGESGTGKELVARSIHENSPRSQGPFQAVNCAALSENLVESELFGHEKGAFTGAAATKKGRFEVADGGTLFLDEVGELTAGAQSKLLRALQERLIERVGSTRSLAVDVRIIAATNRDLYDMVQQGSFREDLYFRLNVFPVELPPLRERPSEIPLLAKHFVKSSAKRFNKVVSGCSDGFLHKLCNYRFPGNVRELENLVERAIILCRGEVLEEQHLPQLQENSSGESKGSSEASSAPQSGSIREQQRRLIEEALEKAGGNKSQAARALGIARRTLHYKIKEYGLE; translated from the coding sequence GTGAGCGTCCCCACCAAAACCCTGATTGTCGATGATGAAGCGAATCATCGCTTTATGATACGTACCCACCTGGAAGATGAACCCTGTTATGAGGTTTATGAGGCTGAAAATGGTCAGGAGGCATTGGATGTCCTTGCACAACAATCCATTGACATCATTCTTCTTGATATGAAAATGGCGGTCATGGATGGCTTGACCTTTCTGGCTCAGGCGCGCAAGCAAGGGTACATGACACCAGTTGTGATCATCACAGCCTACTCCACGGTGCGTAATGCTGTTGAGGCCATGAAGCTTGGTGCAGTTGATGTCCTGTCAAAACCGATCGATATGGATGAGCTCCTTGCCCTGCTTGGGCGAATATTAAGCAACACCGATCAAGCTGAACCCTCAGCTGAGTGCTCAACCAAGTACTCCTTTCCGGGTGTTTACTCTGAAGATGGCCTGGGGAAAGTACTAGACCTTTTAGAGATGGTAGCACCAACCGATGCTTCCGTCCTTATTCTGGGAGAGTCAGGGACCGGTAAAGAGCTGGTGGCTCGCTCAATACATGAAAACTCACCTCGCTCACAGGGTCCTTTTCAGGCAGTAAACTGCGCAGCTCTGAGCGAAAACCTGGTGGAAAGCGAGCTTTTTGGTCATGAAAAAGGAGCATTTACCGGTGCGGCTGCTACAAAAAAGGGGCGCTTTGAGGTAGCAGACGGTGGAACATTGTTCCTGGATGAAGTTGGGGAGTTGACCGCCGGTGCACAGTCCAAGCTCTTGCGAGCCCTTCAGGAGCGTTTAATTGAGCGCGTTGGTTCCACGAGATCTCTTGCCGTAGATGTGCGGATTATAGCCGCTACCAACCGGGATCTTTACGACATGGTTCAGCAAGGGAGTTTTCGTGAAGACCTGTACTTTCGTCTCAATGTCTTCCCTGTTGAGTTGCCGCCTCTTCGGGAACGACCATCAGAAATACCCTTGCTGGCTAAGCATTTTGTTAAAAGCAGCGCCAAGCGCTTTAACAAAGTGGTAAGTGGGTGCAGTGATGGTTTTTTGCATAAACTGTGTAATTACAGGTTTCCTGGCAATGTGAGGGAACTCGAGAACCTGGTGGAGCGAGCGATTATTTTATGTCGAGGAGAGGTGCTTGAGGAGCAACACCTGCCACAGTTGCAAGAAAACAGCAGTGGTGAAAGTAAGGGGTCATCAGAGGCATCTTCCGCTCCTCAGTCAGGCAGTATAAGGGAGCAGCAGCGACGATTGATTGAAGAAGCGCTGGAGAAGGCAGGGGGGAACAAATCTCAGGCTGCTCGCGCTTTGGGCATAGCTCGCCGTACCTTGCATTATAAAATAAAAGAGTATGGTCTGGAGTAG
- a CDS encoding Hpt domain-containing protein, with the protein MSTPHDSYAAMLEQLRQEFVQDLPDRLEQMESMALQLEQNPEDARSFEELYRQVHSLKGVGGTLGIPHITTTCHQWEGLLQEDSAHQQSTFVDLALKYIDVLARIGQVVQEGSGDFQLCEEELDKLRRYHLQERYAVLIAESSRMMKSLFQITLQDLPLHLTVVDSGLEALERLVHNRYHLAVLGGELKELNGTAVAAALRTSTGRNRDIPLVLVTSSEPRIPDVTIEHVLKRDKALADNLKTLMPKLLR; encoded by the coding sequence ATGAGTACCCCCCACGATTCATACGCAGCCATGCTGGAACAGTTGCGCCAGGAGTTTGTACAGGACTTGCCGGATCGACTGGAGCAAATGGAGAGCATGGCGCTGCAACTGGAGCAAAATCCCGAAGACGCTCGCAGCTTTGAGGAGCTGTACCGTCAGGTACACAGCCTCAAGGGGGTGGGGGGAACCCTGGGAATTCCCCATATTACTACCACCTGTCACCAGTGGGAAGGGCTGCTGCAGGAGGACAGCGCTCACCAGCAGTCCACCTTCGTGGATCTGGCTCTGAAATATATTGATGTGCTAGCTCGCATTGGACAAGTCGTACAGGAAGGCTCCGGAGATTTTCAACTCTGCGAAGAAGAGCTGGATAAGTTACGCCGGTACCACTTGCAGGAGCGCTACGCGGTTCTTATCGCCGAATCCTCCCGTATGATGAAAAGCCTTTTCCAGATTACCCTGCAGGATCTTCCCCTGCACCTGACCGTTGTGGACAGCGGATTGGAGGCCCTGGAGCGTCTGGTTCACAACCGCTACCACCTGGCCGTCCTGGGAGGTGAGCTCAAGGAGCTTAATGGTACCGCTGTTGCCGCTGCCCTGCGTACATCCACCGGCCGCAACCGGGATATCCCCCTGGTACTGGTAACCAGTAGTGAGCCTCGAATTCCAGATGTTACTATTGAGCATGTTTTGAAGCGAGACAAGGCCCTGGCTGACAATCTGAAAACCCTTATGCCCAAACTCTTAAGGTAA
- the hslU gene encoding ATP-dependent protease ATPase subunit HslU yields MEQLTPSQIVSELDKYIIGQNNAKKAVAIALRNRWRRQQLDDFLREEISPKNIIMIGPTGVGKTEIARRLAKLTRSPFIKIEASKFTEVGYVGRDVESMIRDLAEMAVKMVRDEMMQKYEEEAEDAAVERVLDALLPPNESPNYQETRQKFRKKLLEGQLDDREVEIDLTMPPPKVEIMGNTGQGGMDDLTSGLKDMFGNMFGNRKQKKSVKVKTALKLLKDEEAAKLIDNDEVNSVAVQRTEQTGIIFLDEIDKIASSHEVRKGGADVSREGVQRDILPIVEGSTVSTKYGTVRTDHILFIAAGAFHFSKPSDLIPELQGRFPIRVELEPLVKEDFVRILTEPRSALVKQYSHLMATEQLTLDFAEEAIDAIAQYSVQANEKMENIGARRLHTVMEKLLEEVSFHAPEMERQTLAIDRDYVDTRLKSLVEDEDLSRYIL; encoded by the coding sequence GTGGAGCAACTCACCCCTTCCCAAATTGTTAGTGAGCTGGATAAGTATATTATTGGACAAAATAACGCAAAAAAAGCCGTAGCCATTGCCCTTCGTAATCGCTGGCGACGACAGCAGCTTGATGATTTTTTGCGGGAAGAGATATCCCCAAAAAACATTATTATGATTGGCCCTACTGGTGTGGGAAAGACTGAAATAGCGCGCCGTTTAGCTAAACTTACCCGCTCACCTTTTATTAAGATAGAAGCGAGTAAGTTCACAGAAGTCGGTTATGTCGGCCGTGATGTAGAGTCCATGATCCGTGATCTCGCCGAAATGGCTGTCAAAATGGTCAGGGACGAGATGATGCAGAAGTACGAAGAAGAGGCTGAAGACGCAGCGGTAGAGCGTGTTTTAGATGCACTGCTACCACCTAATGAAAGCCCGAATTACCAAGAGACGCGACAGAAATTCCGCAAGAAACTGCTGGAAGGACAACTTGATGACCGTGAAGTAGAGATCGATCTCACCATGCCTCCACCCAAGGTCGAGATTATGGGCAATACTGGGCAAGGAGGCATGGATGACCTTACCTCGGGCCTAAAAGACATGTTTGGTAATATGTTTGGTAACCGTAAGCAGAAAAAATCCGTCAAGGTAAAAACAGCCCTTAAGCTTCTCAAGGATGAAGAAGCTGCCAAACTAATTGATAACGATGAAGTCAACTCTGTTGCGGTTCAACGTACAGAGCAGACCGGTATTATATTTTTAGACGAAATTGATAAGATCGCATCGAGCCACGAGGTTCGTAAAGGTGGAGCTGATGTAAGCCGCGAAGGAGTGCAACGGGATATACTTCCGATTGTTGAGGGCTCTACGGTTTCCACCAAGTACGGAACTGTGCGTACCGATCACATCCTCTTCATTGCAGCTGGTGCCTTTCACTTTTCCAAACCCAGTGATCTTATACCAGAGCTACAGGGTAGGTTTCCTATTAGAGTCGAGCTTGAGCCCCTGGTCAAAGAGGATTTTGTCCGCATTCTCACTGAGCCCCGAAGTGCTCTGGTAAAACAATATAGCCACTTGATGGCCACGGAACAACTCACGCTGGATTTTGCTGAAGAAGCTATCGATGCTATTGCACAGTATTCAGTTCAGGCTAACGAGAAAATGGAGAATATTGGTGCCAGAAGACTCCACACCGTTATGGAAAAATTGCTGGAAGAAGTAAGCTTTCACGCACCGGAGATGGAGCGTCAAACCCTGGC